The DNA region CATTCGCTACAAGTACATCGGACCGCTCACCCCCGAAGTAATCCAGAAGGATCTGCTCCCGCGGATTCAGGCGCTGCGCCGCGAAGGCACATGAAGCGCTGGCTGATTTTTCCGCTGGCAGCGATACTGCTGTCCTGTCTGTGGCTGCCGCCGGCACATGCGGTGGACAGCGAGCCGCCGTTCAGCAATCTGCAATTGCAGCAGCGCTATGAGAACCTGATCCACGAATTCCGCTGCCTGGTGTGCTTCGACGAGAGCATCGCCAATTCCGATGCGGATTTGGCTGCGGATTTCCGCCGACAGGTGCACCAAATGGTGGCCCAAGGCAAAAGTGATCAGGAGATCAAGAATTTCATGGCCGATCGCTACGGGGATTTCGTGCTCTACCAGCCACCGGTCCAGCCCAACACCTGGTTATTGTGGGGCGGGCCGTTTCTGCTGCTGCTGATCGCGCTGGTGGTGTTCGCGTTTATCCTGCGGCGGCGTGCCCACATGGACGCAGTGGACGGGGAGGAGGGACCGTGATTTTCATTGCCGTGGCTGTGGTCATGATTCTGATCGCGGCGGCTTGCGTCGCCATACCGCTCTGGCGCACGCGGGCGCGCATGTCGCTCGCCACAGATGCCGCCAACCGCGCGGTGCATGCGGCGCGCGTCGAGGAACTGGAGCGTGATGTGGCGACCGGACGTTTGGCTTCCGAAGACTTTGGGGCTGCGCGCCGTGATCTGGACCGCGAGCTCGAGACCAGTTTGCGTGAAGCACAGCAGGTGCGGGCGCAGGCATCAACACCATCGGGTCATCGAGTCACCGCCATAGGCGTGGCCGCACTGTTGATCATCGCTTCGGGCATGCTCTACTGGCAGCTCGGGAACTGGCGTGCTGGCATCGAGGGCGTGCAACAGGCAAGTGTGGTGTCCGTGGAGCAGATGGTGGTGCAGCTCGCGCAGCGTTTGGCGACCACGGACAAGGATGACCTGCAGGGCTGGGAAGTTCTGGGTCACGCCTATCTGCTCATGGGCCGATACACCGACGCCGAAAATGCCTATAAGCAGGCGCGGCGGCTGTCCGGCGACGAGAACGCCGAAGTGCTTGCGGGCTACGGTGAAGCAGCGGCGCTTGCCGATCCGGATGAATTCATGAGCACGGCGATGCCGGCGTTCGAGAAAGCCCTGCAACTGGATCCACGCAATCCGCAGGCGCTGTGGTACGGCGGCTTGGGCGCACTGCAACAAGGCAATAAGGTTCTCGCAGTGAGCCGGTGGAACGCGCTGCTGACGCAAAATCCACCGGCGGAATACCGCGCCATAATTGAAAAGGCCATTGCCGCAGCCGGTGGTGCGGTTGCGCCGGCTGCGAACAGCGGGGCCGTGGCTCCGTCCGGCCGCAATATCCACGTACGCGTGACATTGGATGCGCGCCTGCGCAATCAGGTTTCGCCGGATGAAACCTTGTTCGTGTTCGCCGAGCCGGTGGGTGCGCGCGGAGGCCCGCCGCTGGCCGTGCGCCGTTTCCGGGTGAGCGATTTGCCGATTGAAGTGACCTTGGGCAATTCCGATGCCGTGATCGCCGGCCATGATCTGGCGAGCGTGGCGCGGGCCACCATCGTCGCGCGCATTGCAAGCCGGGGAACCGCGACACCGCAACCGGGCGATCTCGAAGGTCAGGCCGGATGGCAGTCCGACCATAGCGGGTCGGTCAATATACTGATTGATAAAGTCCTGCACTGAGCCCCTGGGGACTCAGGTCATCCGTCCGAGTCTGGTCTCACGGCCTAAA from Gammaproteobacteria bacterium includes:
- a CDS encoding cytochrome c-type biogenesis protein, whose translation is MKRWLIFPLAAILLSCLWLPPAHAVDSEPPFSNLQLQQRYENLIHEFRCLVCFDESIANSDADLAADFRRQVHQMVAQGKSDQEIKNFMADRYGDFVLYQPPVQPNTWLLWGGPFLLLLIALVVFAFILRRRAHMDAVDGEEGP
- the ccmI gene encoding c-type cytochrome biogenesis protein CcmI: MIFIAVAVVMILIAAACVAIPLWRTRARMSLATDAANRAVHAARVEELERDVATGRLASEDFGAARRDLDRELETSLREAQQVRAQASTPSGHRVTAIGVAALLIIASGMLYWQLGNWRAGIEGVQQASVVSVEQMVVQLAQRLATTDKDDLQGWEVLGHAYLLMGRYTDAENAYKQARRLSGDENAEVLAGYGEAAALADPDEFMSTAMPAFEKALQLDPRNPQALWYGGLGALQQGNKVLAVSRWNALLTQNPPAEYRAIIEKAIAAAGGAVAPAANSGAVAPSGRNIHVRVTLDARLRNQVSPDETLFVFAEPVGARGGPPLAVRRFRVSDLPIEVTLGNSDAVIAGHDLASVARATIVARIASRGTATPQPGDLEGQAGWQSDHSGSVNILIDKVLH